A stretch of DNA from Anaerobacillus isosaccharinicus:
GACAACCATGGAACTATAACCGTATAAATTTTTACGAGAATGTGTAGCAATGATTTCTGAGAAAATCCCGAAGGCTGGGAGGGCAACGATGTAAACTTCAGGGTGTCCCCATAACCAGAAAAGGTTCGCCCAGTGCATTGGCTCTCCGCCACCTGAAATCGTAAAGATGTGTGTACCAAAAATCCGATCTAACCCCATGTAAGCCAAAGCTACTGTAAAAATCGGGAAAGCTGCAACGATGATGACAGACGCAATGAATGATGTCCATGTAAACATTGGCATCCGCATTAAAGTCATTCCTTTAGTGCGCATTTTTAAAATCGTGACGATAAAGTTAATCCCTGACATCAGCGTACCAATTCCCGCGATTTGTAAGGAAATTGCATAATAATTATTCCCGATATTTGGCGTGAACTCTTTCCCTGCTAATGGGAAATAAGACGTCCAACCAGCATCAGGAGCGCCACCAATAACGAAGGCGATGTTGAAAAGCATTGCACCACTGAAAAACAACCAAAAGCTAAGGGCATTTAACCATGGAAAAGCCACATCACGAGCACCGATTTGTAACGGAATAATGATGTTCATTAAACCGATCAAAAGTGGCATCGCCATAAATAAAATCATAATCACGCCGTGAGCTGTAAATACTTCGTTATAATGCTGACTACTTAAGATTTCTAAGCCTGGCCGTGACGTTTGAGCACGCATCATTAATCCGTCCATTCCGCCACGGAAAAACATGACAACACCAGCGATAATATACATAATCCCAATTTTTTTATGATCAACAGTTGTTAGCCACTCTCTCCAGAGCCAACCCCATTTATGGAAATAAGATAATCCTGCAACAATCGCAATTGAAGTTAGCAATATCGCAATCTGTGAAGCTAAAATAATTGGATCTCCAGTTACTAAGATTTCATTAAATTTAATGCCCGTGCCCATGGTGATGACCTCCTTCTGTGTCTCTTGACTCGATCTGGTTATATTGTCGTTCGTACCCTTCACCTTTTGTATGGTAGTAATTGCGGTACGTGTCTTGATGCAAGAAAATTTGTGCATCATGATCCGCGTGATTTACCCATTGGAGATGAGTTTCATTAAATGTCATTCGACCAACAATACCTGGGTAAAGAATTTCCATATATTTTTGTTCTGTTAATGTCGGTGCCTTTTCTTTCACGTCCTGCACCCATTCTAGGTAATCCGCTTCGGACTTAGCTACAACATCAAAGTCCATGTATGCATATCCTTGCCCATTAAAGTTTGTGTTACGCCCCATAAACGTCCCTGGTCTCTCAGCAAGTAAATATAGCTCGTTCTCCATGTTGGCCATCGCATATTTTTGCCCGCCTAATTGGGGAACCCAGAAGGATTGCATCGTACTCGCAGAAGTTAAACGGAACAAAATCGGTGTATCAATTGGTATGTTTACGTAATTTACCGTTTGAATGTCTTCTTCTGGATAACTAAAGATCCATTTCCAATCAGCTGCGGTTACATGGATGGTAATTGGTTCTTTATCTTCATATCCTTTAGGCACATCTTCAACAGCAAAGGTAACAATCACCGTTGGTATTGTTAAAGCAATCACAATCAAGAGCGGAATTACTGTCCAAGTAATCTCTAATGCTATGCTTCCCTTTTCCTCTTCAGGTTCTATATCCTTGTTATCAGTGGTTTCCCGATACTTCCAAACAATCCAAATAAATAGAGCAAAAACAACAGCAACAACAATGGCCATCATTAAGATTGAAAAGTTGATTAAGCCTAGAATACTTCTAGCTTGTGGCCCTTCTGGTTGGAAGACGACCATTTCACACCCACTTAGGAATGCTAGTAAACTAGCGGCAATGAGTAATAAAGTTAATTTTTTCATAAAAATAACTCCCTTCTTTAGCAGTTATCAGTCTACTTTTTTAAAGACAACTTGATAACGCTTTAGGTTTACACTATAAACAACGTGTTAATACTAAAATTAGTTTACGTGAAAGCCCTAACAAATCCTATGTCAAAAATGTGAACTTACTTTGTCTAAAATGTGAACTTGGTTTTTCGCTATAATTTTTTTTTCGTTCCTCACAACTTTTACCTAGTTATTCACTCTGAATAACGTTGATAAATCAATCATTTTTTTTATTGGACTAGCATGCTAATTTGCAAGAAAAATGCTTTTGAACATTTTGTGAACTTAGAGATTGCAAGTTTTGTAGAAGTAACAGAATTTTTTTTACTATAATAAACTGCCTATTATCCCCTGCTTTTTGCAAATGAAAAGAGGATGCCATAGGCGGCACCCTCTTTCCCTAGAAGTCTTATGTTATTAATTGTTACCTGACTTTCCCTTTCCAGGGTTGTCGCCAGGCCCCTTGCCGTTGTTAGGTTTTCCAGAGTGATTATTTCCCTTTTTCTCAGAGGGATGCTGTCCCTTATCGTTATTGGAGTTTCCAGCTTTTTTCCCTGGTGGTGTTTCTGGTTTATTACTATTGTTTTGATTACCATTATTCTGATCTTTTTGTTCAGCGCGGTCTGGTTTTTTCCCATTTTTACCACTGTCTTGATTGTTACCTTTAGAATGGTCAGGTTTATTCCCGTTATTACCACTTTGATCACGTTCCTGATTTTTACCATTAGAATGGGTTGGCTGCCCTTTTTCAGATGGATCCTGCTTTTTATCTTCGTTTTTATCTGCTTTTCTTTGAGTGTTTTGCATTTTTCTTAACTCTGCGACCGTTTTTCCTTTTCCAATTTCACGCGATTCAATAACCCCTTCATCCTCAAGCTCCTTTAAATAATTGAGCTTGTTAACTGATACGTCCATGTTTTTTGCTTCATCATAGGTTGCTTTATTGTTTTGATTAACCTTAACATCAATCTCCAAAGGCGTAATGGTAGCTTGAATTGATTTTTCAATTTCTTCTATTTGACTGCCGTTTCTTTTTAATGAAATAACGGACGTTTCTAAAAATCCGTCACCATATGTGAGGTAGCCAGCATCGACGGAATAAGAAATAACTTTCTCGAGCGTTTCAGTTAACGTCATCCCGTTAACATCTATACTAGAAAGTAAAGTTTCACCTTCCTCATTATAGGCAGTCGTTTTCATAACGATCATCTCTTCGTTTAACGTAAGTTCAATACTAGGATTAATGTCCATCGCAACAACATACGAATAATTTTCTTGTTCAAAAGAGAAAAACGCATAAGAAAAAATAGCTAAAAAAACGACCGCGACCATTGAACCAAACTTTAGCCATGGTTGTTTTGCTTCTATATGAATGTATTGCTCTCCTATTAATGGTACCGATTTTTCAGGACGCCCTACGTTGCGAAAACTGCCGTCTGAAGAAAGCAGAACAATCGTTGTTTCTGTTACTTTTACTACAATTCCTTCAACATTCGATTTTTTTGCCATTATGCGTTCCCTCCTTTTTGAAGAAATTCAGATAGTTGCGTCCATTGCGGGTTTAATCGTAATAGAATTAACGTAACTATGTATTTACGATGTCGTTCAATTGTTTTTAGTTTGTATCCTGTCTTTTTTATAAATAATGTCACTGGAAACTGTCTTTTTTGGAGAAATTGTTGTACACATTCGACGTCATCGGTAAATGTCGCAGCAAGTTCCAATAAATTTTCCCGTGTATCATTGTGCTTTGGGCTAAATTTCTCTAGCTCTTCAAATTCAATCTGGTAACTTTTTAAAGCTTCACTCAACTCTAAAATCTCTTCAACTAGATTGCTGGTTTGTATCGATCGTTCATATTCTAAAAGAGATTGATCTTTTTCAAGAAGAAGTTCATTTTCAGCTGAAAGGGATAAATGCTGTTCACGTTTTTCTTTTCTAAAAAAGTCAATAAGGTCTCTATTTATGAGTAAATAAACATAATTTAAAAAGGTTCTCCCTTTTGATTCTTCATACGTATCAATCGCTTTATTAAGTGCAAGTAAGCCGATGCTCGCTTCTTCGTCACTCCAACTCACGTATTTTTTACATATGTGACCGACAGTATTGAGGGCATAAGGTTTGTAATGGCAAATAATCCGTTCACGGACAATTTCGTCACCGTTTTGAGCTTCTGTTGTTGCTTTAACGACATCTACTTGGTTCATCCCTACGCCTCCTTTACTATTCCTTTATAGAATAATATATTAGCTTTTTCAAGGGAAAACCACTAGACCCAAATATTTACCAAGAGAAAACAACTCTCTTTTTATAGAGAGCCGTTTTTGAGTAAATGCATTTATTTAGCGGTTATTACCTTTGCCTTGAGCTTGGCCTTTATCTTTCCCTTGGCCAGGGTTTTGATTTTTAGGGCCTTTGTTATCAGGAGCGCCATTGTTGCTCTTGCCTTGGCTTGCTTCTTTTGGCTTCCCGTTTTGCTTTGTCGCTTTTTCTACTGATTTGTTAAGTTTTTGCTCAGCTTTTTGAACAGTTTTTTCATATTTTTGTTCTGCTTTTTCAACCTTACGCTCTACTTTATTCGTAGCCTTCATATTCTTCTTAACCAACGCTTCTTCTCTATGATCTTCAGATACCGTCTGGTTCTCAACTTTTAGTTCATCTAATGCTTCTTCTTCATTTCCAACTAATACAGGTTCACCTTTCTCAATTTCCTCTACTGCTACTTCATTGCTTTCACTTTCCTTTGTTGTTTTACGTTGCATTGCTCGTTCTTGATTAGCCAATGCCTTTCTAATTCCAGCCTTCGCTTGTTCTGGAAGGTGCTCGCGCTCTAAAAGCGCTAATAAATTCCGGCTTCTTTTTGCGATAATTTCTGTAATAACTTCTTCTAGTTCAGTAAGATCTTCACCAATTGCTTCAGCTTCTTCTAGAATGCTTTCAATTGCTTCTAGGTGTTGTTCTTGGTCTTCTAGTATTTTTTCAACCACTTCTTCATTCCCTGTTTCAATCGCTGTTTCTAATTCATTTTCACGTTTTTCGGCAAACTCATCTTGAAGAAGAGCTTTTTCTTTTGAGTCCTCGGTTAAATCAAATTCACCTTCCTCAATTAAACGAATAGTATCATATAGATCAGATTCAGTTGTTACTTCAACAGCTGCTTCATTTTCATTAACTACCTCAATTTCACTCTCTACTTCTTGGTCAGCAAACGTTGCTCCACCTATTGTTAACCCACCTACTAAAATTGCTGTTGATACGATCTTTTTCATCATCTAAATCTCTCCTTAAATCTTTTAGTATAGTTTGATACTTTCACGAAAAGCCTCAATTTTCTCTTTATTGTTCTCATAGATTTCATACGGGGTCATAATCGTCACGATAACATTTCGTTCCGGCTTTTCCTCGACCCACACATTCGTTAAAATACTTTCTTCTCGCTCCGACTTCCACGAGATGAAATTCAATCCTTCTCCTTTTAAGGTCACATCACCAGCACTTGCCATGAGCTCTCTTTTAATTTCCGAGACTGTTTTACCTTTAGGGATAACAGAAATAATCGCTACTAACTTTTCGCTCTTTAACTTAACACTATTGACAGTCTCTTTCTCAATAAACCATTCATTAGCGGCTTCAATGCGAATACCTCTCTCTTTGTTATCATAAAAATAGGCATCCGTATCTAATTGGCTGGCATCAGTTACTTCTTCGGTAGCCTTACTACAGCCTACTACAACAAGCAAAAGCATCATTAGAAGTATATGTACTGCCTTTTGACCCATTAAAGTCACCTCTATTTCACTTAGTATCATTTTGGCAACTGGCTGACATAGGAAATCCCTTAGTCCCTCTAGCTTTGCGTCACCACCTTTCAATGGTTTTGCCTTTAACTTGTTTTTCGTTCTCGCATATCTATACGGATTCGTTTTGAATTTTAGGGGGGGAATAGAGGTTTTTGGGGAATACAAATTAATTAAACGTTTGATTAAAGGGTGTCAGACACCGTCCGTGGACATTTACGCTAAAAAATCCACCTCAGGAGGACATTTTATCTACCTGTGGTGGATTTTTTTATTGAATTTGTGCATTTTAATTTTCTACCCTGCAAATAAACTCTTCAAGCAGATCGGCGGTCAAAAGCGTTCAAATTAATGCACGCGGTGATCCATCGGTAATGAGAATAGATAAAAGTTAAGAATACCGAAGATTAACATTAATAAGTAGAATGGCCATAATTGTTTAAACGATTTTCTGTTACCAATTCGGTAAACAACGTACATGGAAAGCCAAGTACCAAATCCAACTAAGATAAACTGTAAAATTTGCACCGTGCCTTCAGAAACGATTGCTAGGTCTCCTGTCATATAATGACCAAATAACCCCATTGTATTATAGTAAAGTGCCTTTGTTTCAGTTAACAGATGGAATAAGTTATGGCCTAAATGACCTGCTAAGTCAATTGGAATATACGCATAACCAAAACGGATGAAATTTTCTTTTGTTGTTGAGTCAAGATATGTTTTCGATCCTAATTTTGACACATACCAAAGTGTACCAATTGGAATGATCATCGCGATGATGAAGGCGATGGTAAAGTTTACATTGAAGCTACTAGTTCTAGTAATCGCTCCAATACCATTTAGAATAGTATCCCAAACTTCTAACATCGTCACATTTTGAACAAGTACGATACCCATAATAACTGCTGCTAGGAATGATTGCTCTAGCATTGGCTTCTTAATGCCCCAAAGTTCCATTGTCGGTTTTCTTGGTGAAATTCGGATCGAGTCATTTGGACAGTTCTTCACACAGTCACCACAAAGGTTACACTCGGCGCTGTTATCCATCGTCCGAACAAATTGAAACATGTTACAGGCTTCTGCCTTTTCACTACCTTTATAGCAAGCTTGGGTTTTACACGTACGACAGATGTCTGGATTTCCTCTTAACTCCAGTGTTCCTGCTCTTGAATAGTTACCTGCTAAACCACCAAGGAAACATAGTGATTTACAAAACGTTCTTCTTTCGTAAAAAACAGATGTTACAACAACCATCGTTAGTAATAATAGAAGTAAAATCCCTGATCCTCGAGGTGAATGAACCACTCCAAAAATATGATCTGCCCATGTGATCACGATAAAGGTAATATCAATTAGCCAAATTCCATACTTCTTTAAAAATTTCGGCATTGGACTTTGACTACCAACTAAACGCCTGACAATATCACTTATTTTTCCGAACGGACAGACCGCACACCAGAAACGTCCTACTAATACGAACAAAATCGGAACGACCGGCCACCAAAGCACCCACGTCATTGCTGTACCCCAGTTTCGGTGCGGATTAACGGTACCTGTCATTAGCTCAAAAACGATCAGTCCGAAAAATGCCATTCCAAGCCATTGGAAAATGCCAGGATACCATTTGCTTTTAATAAATTTATTGATGAAAGGGATGTCTAAGAAATTAAATGGTTTTTTCGGTGAAGGTAGATTTTTTTCTGGTAAGGCCATTATTTAGCACCACTCTTTCTCTTCTTATTAAACTTACGAACTGCACCTAACATAATAAATCCACCATTAATTGCGGCGAATGTTCCTAGTAACGGTAAGTTCGCTCCCGTTTCTACATATTCGTGATCATGGTCGTCATCGCCATGAGCGTGATCGTCTCCTTCTCCATGACCGTGGTCGTCACTCTCACCATGACCGTGATCGTCTCCTTCTCCATGACCGTGGTCATCACTCTCTCCATGACCATGATCGTCTCCTTCTCCATGACCGTGGTCATCACTCTCGCCATGACCATGATCATCTGCTTCTCCGTGGCCGTGGTCATCTTTTTCCCCGTGCCCTTGGTCTTTTTCTGTAAACCACGGAGCATCATCCACATCATGACCATCATCTTCTTCTCCGTGTCCGAAAACTTGAAGCGGTATTGCAAGTAGAAGAATGAAAAATAGCACATGCGTCACTTTTAATTTGTTTATCATTTTTATTTCCTCCAATACTATTGGTTATATTCAATAGAATAGAAGAAATCTGTGAAGAAACAGCAAAGAAAGTTTGTATAAATTGACACATATCTTTGTCAAATTTAATAATAAAAAAGCTTCTACTCAAATGAGAGCAGAAGCTTAACTTTTATTTAAAAGATTTTTACGGCATTCTTAATGAAGATTTCCCTTTTATCTTCAAATGTAGCGACCCAGATGAAACGATTTTCATTAACAAAATAGTAGTTATCTCGCTCCATACCAAATCCATATTGAACAGTTCTACCACTAATCATTTTTTCACTATGATTCGAGTATAATTGGTTAGTCTCAATAAACTTTTTCATATCCTCAAATAAGGTAGTCTTTAACCCCTCTTCATCAGATTCTGAAATCCAAACGAGTGCATAAGATCCACTCTGTGTTTGATATTCAAGAACATAAGCGCCGTCAAGTACCGCTTCGGTTACATGGAGGTCATGCAGGATTTGTTTTGCTTCATCACCTTCTATTTTATTTGTCAAAAAATAGTTCCCAATATTATCTGGAATATGTCCATCATGTAATAGTGCCTCATCATCCATAAATTTAGATGAAATAACAATAACTAATGCAATAAAAACTACTATACTTCCTGCTACCATGAATTTTTTCATGAAAATACCTCTTTTCTAGTAAACTTTATTCCGGATTTTATCTCTCTATAAAAGTATAAATGATAATTATCGAGGAATTTTGAAGAAATTAAGACAATCCTTTGAATACATTTTTAGGAATGAAATAAAGGTTGTCTCAAACGCTCATGAGACAACCTTCTAATTACCTAGTTAATTGAAATTCCATTTGGAAAATATCCAACGTCAATTCGAGAAGTTTCTTCTAAAGTTTCAAGATCAACAACTGAAATTGTATCTTCATACATATTTGTTACAAATGCGTAGCGGCTATCTTTTGAGATAACAATTCCATGGGCACCTTTCCCTAATTGAACTTCTTTAACTACTTCTAGTGTTTCAAGACTAATAACAGAAATCGTATCTGATGGGGATTCTTCACTACCTTGATTTGCTACAATGACATATCGATTATCGTAACTTGCATACATTTGGACTGGGCCAACTCCAACATCGATTTTTTTAATTAACTCTTGTGAGGCAACGTCAACGACCGCTAACTGATCGTCAAAGTGTAAGCCTACAAATGCATACTCACCATTATGTGAAATTCCTGTTTGAACAGCTCCATTCCCTACTTCAATACGGTTTACTTCCTCTTTTGTTGTGAGGTCAACAATACTCATATCAGCACTAACCATATTCGCAATCAATACATATTGTTGATCTACGGAAAGCCGGAGACCATGTGGATACTCACCAACTGGGACAGTAATCGTTTCAGCATTGGTTCTGTTAATAATTGTAATTGTGTTGTCTCCTGAATTACTTACAACAATCGTATTTCCATCCTTGGTAGTAGTTACATGTGCTGGATGGTCCCCTACCTCGTACTCCTCAATCTTTTTTAATGTTTTCAAGTCATAGGCAACTACTTTTTCTACACTTTCTTCATCGTGTCCATGCCCGTGTCCATGACTATCGCCTTCTTCCTCATCTTCATGACCGTGAGGTGGATTAATTGTTACCCAGACTAGGCCAGTTTCAACATTGACTTCAAGATTATGGGCCGAACCTTCTAATTCAATGATTTCTTGTCTTTGTTCTGGATAGTAAATAATTGATAGAGTTTGATCCTTCTCATTTGCAACAGCGACAACGTAACTCTCTTCTACTTCAGCTTCTATATTTGCCTCTGTTTCTACTGAGGTTTCTTCCCCAACCTTCTCTTCTTCTACACTTGCATTTTCTTTTTGCTCACCACACGCAGCTAATAGTAATAGTAAAGCCAATACCGCGATTGTAGTAAACCATCTAATAGATGTTTTCATTGTTCATGTCCCCCTTTAGTATGGTATGCCTTAATTATAAATAGCCACTACCCATAACCGATGTGAGAAAGGTCACTCCTAGAAAATCATTTAAGTACCTTGTCAATGTTCTTTCAATCTTTTTTCACACTTTCTTGATACTTTTATATTAAAGAAGTTTAAGAAATATAAAAAATAACCGCGAGCAGTGCGCTGACACCATTCGTGGTTATTTTCTTTAAATATTTAGTTTGAGACCATCTATCACTGTCCACCTCAAGTGGACTTTTAGCAATTTTTGTCCATTTTGGGTGTCTGACACCCTATTGAGGAAAATTCCCCTCCGCCAGAAGTGTTTCCCACGCTTCTCCGTGGTTTGTCGTTTCTAGAATGTTATTTTGAAATGTAGAAACAGTTACTGTTGTTGAATCATTTTCAACAACAATATAGTTTACTGCGTCCCTACCTAAGTAAAGATTGTAAGAAATCGTTTCTTCACCTTTTAGTCTAAATAATCCATTTTCACTTGCTTCATAAAATACTACTTCATCTTCTCCGACAACATAAAGTGCTGTGAAGTATCCGTCTAATTTCTTAACCCAGTTTACACCACCGTCATTTGTATAAAATAACCCTTTGCTTGTAGCTGCATATGCAATATCACCGTTATTTGGTGCGATACTTAAGTCAAGAAATTCATCATGACTCAATGGTAGTCCTACTGATTTGATTACTTCCCATGTAAAGCCTTGATCATAAGATTTAAAAAGAGCATCCCTTTTACCATCAGAGCCATAACCTAATA
This window harbors:
- a CDS encoding sigma factor; the encoded protein is MNQVDVVKATTEAQNGDEIVRERIICHYKPYALNTVGHICKKYVSWSDEEASIGLLALNKAIDTYEESKGRTFLNYVYLLINRDLIDFFRKEKREQHLSLSAENELLLEKDQSLLEYERSIQTSNLVEEILELSEALKSYQIEFEELEKFSPKHNDTRENLLELAATFTDDVECVQQFLQKRQFPVTLFIKKTGYKLKTIERHRKYIVTLILLRLNPQWTQLSEFLQKGGNA
- a CDS encoding 4Fe-4S binding protein, encoding MALPEKNLPSPKKPFNFLDIPFINKFIKSKWYPGIFQWLGMAFFGLIVFELMTGTVNPHRNWGTAMTWVLWWPVVPILFVLVGRFWCAVCPFGKISDIVRRLVGSQSPMPKFLKKYGIWLIDITFIVITWADHIFGVVHSPRGSGILLLLLLTMVVVTSVFYERRTFCKSLCFLGGLAGNYSRAGTLELRGNPDICRTCKTQACYKGSEKAEACNMFQFVRTMDNSAECNLCGDCVKNCPNDSIRISPRKPTMELWGIKKPMLEQSFLAAVIMGIVLVQNVTMLEVWDTILNGIGAITRTSSFNVNFTIAFIIAMIIPIGTLWYVSKLGSKTYLDSTTKENFIRFGYAYIPIDLAGHLGHNLFHLLTETKALYYNTMGLFGHYMTGDLAIVSEGTVQILQFILVGFGTWLSMYVVYRIGNRKSFKQLWPFYLLMLIFGILNFYLFSLPMDHRVH
- a CDS encoding cytochrome D1 domain-containing protein; this encodes MKTSIRWFTTIAVLALLLLLAACGEQKENASVEEEKVGEETSVETEANIEAEVEESYVVAVANEKDQTLSIIYYPEQRQEIIELEGSAHNLEVNVETGLVWVTINPPHGHEDEEEGDSHGHGHGHDEESVEKVVAYDLKTLKKIEEYEVGDHPAHVTTTKDGNTIVVSNSGDNTITIINRTNAETITVPVGEYPHGLRLSVDQQYVLIANMVSADMSIVDLTTKEEVNRIEVGNGAVQTGISHNGEYAFVGLHFDDQLAVVDVASQELIKKIDVGVGPVQMYASYDNRYVIVANQGSEESPSDTISVISLETLEVVKEVQLGKGAHGIVISKDSRYAFVTNMYEDTISVVDLETLEETSRIDVGYFPNGISIN
- the qoxA gene encoding cytochrome aa3 quinol oxidase subunit II; protein product: MKKLTLLLIAASLLAFLSGCEMVVFQPEGPQARSILGLINFSILMMAIVVAVVFALFIWIVWKYRETTDNKDIEPEEEKGSIALEITWTVIPLLIVIALTIPTVIVTFAVEDVPKGYEDKEPITIHVTAADWKWIFSYPEEDIQTVNYVNIPIDTPILFRLTSASTMQSFWVPQLGGQKYAMANMENELYLLAERPGTFMGRNTNFNGQGYAYMDFDVVAKSEADYLEWVQDVKEKAPTLTEQKYMEILYPGIVGRMTFNETHLQWVNHADHDAQIFLHQDTYRNYYHTKGEGYERQYNQIESRDTEGGHHHGHGH
- a CDS encoding DUF5667 domain-containing protein — translated: MMKKIVSTAILVGGLTIGGATFADQEVESEIEVVNENEAAVEVTTESDLYDTIRLIEEGEFDLTEDSKEKALLQDEFAEKRENELETAIETGNEEVVEKILEDQEQHLEAIESILEEAEAIGEDLTELEEVITEIIAKRSRNLLALLEREHLPEQAKAGIRKALANQERAMQRKTTKESESNEVAVEEIEKGEPVLVGNEEEALDELKVENQTVSEDHREEALVKKNMKATNKVERKVEKAEQKYEKTVQKAEQKLNKSVEKATKQNGKPKEASQGKSNNGAPDNKGPKNQNPGQGKDKGQAQGKGNNR
- a CDS encoding WD40/YVTN/BNR-like repeat-containing protein encodes the protein MKTKKMLLALGLASIVAIISACGSNSDTSEGSKNNLVIVGETVEIENREQVASFSHIHGLSKHPDDSNKLLLASHYGLIEYNKESNLAHFVGSERFDLMGYSRVPGSNILMTSGHPGEGSKLPNPLGFLWSNDFGQTWEVRALHGMVDFHGLTATSDQSKLLGYGSDGKRDALFKSYDQGFTWEVIKSVGLPLSHDEFLDLSIAPNNGDIAYAATSKGLFYTNDGGVNWVKKLDGYFTALYVVGEDEVVFYEASENGLFRLKGEETISYNLYLGRDAVNYIVVENDSTTVTVSTFQNNILETTNHGEAWETLLAEGNFPQ